Proteins from a single region of Aquirhabdus parva:
- the parC gene encoding DNA topoisomerase IV subunit A produces MSSLNPATESRSVAEFTEQAYLNYAMYVIMDRALPHVADGLKPVQRRIVYAMSELGLKNSGKPKKSARTVGDVLGKYHPHGDSACYEAMVLMAQPFSYRYPLVEGQGNWGSPDDPKSFAAMRYTEAKLSAYSELLLNELGQGTTEWQDNFDGSLQEPVTLPARLPNILLNGTMGIAVGMATDIPPHNLREVVKGTIALLKNPNLSDEKLASYIPAPDLPTRAEIISSPEDLLKIQMTGRGSYRARAVYHVEKGEIVITDLPYQVSGAKVITQIAEQMQAKKLPLVTDLRDESDHENPTRIVIVMRSNRVDADALMSHLFATTKLESSYSVNLNMIGLDGRPQVKSIRTILLEWLTYRQDTVRRRLSYALEKIEKRLHILAGLLIAYLDIDTVIRIIREEDHPRAELMAHFALTEIQADAILDLKLRHLAKLEEMEIRREQEELELQAAKIREQLNNPESLKALIIEELQEDAKKHGDDRRSPIVQRAEATELKESDLTPAEAITVVLSHSGWIRAAKGTDIDVQTLSYKAGDAYLSHCTGKSNQRVYLLDNTGRSYALAAANLPSARGQGEPVTTKLAPPAGTRFVEVLMGDDAQPILLAGNNGYGFVSTLSALDSTVKAGKTLVSLVEGSELMPVLYLPKDADRIAVLSSSGRLLIYPLADLPVMNRGKGNKLIALESHEVVRAMVGLVAGCSLVLMSGSRPLTLKEADISHYSGKRGQRGHLLPRGYQKAESMQIG; encoded by the coding sequence ATGAGCAGTCTTAATCCCGCCACAGAAAGTCGTTCCGTCGCAGAGTTCACGGAACAGGCTTATCTTAACTATGCAATGTATGTGATCATGGATCGTGCATTGCCGCATGTTGCGGATGGTTTAAAACCGGTACAGCGCCGTATTGTCTATGCGATGAGCGAGCTTGGCCTCAAGAACTCGGGCAAGCCAAAGAAATCAGCCCGTACCGTCGGTGACGTGCTGGGTAAATACCACCCCCATGGTGACAGTGCTTGTTATGAAGCGATGGTATTGATGGCGCAGCCGTTTAGCTATCGTTATCCCTTGGTCGAAGGACAAGGGAACTGGGGTTCGCCGGATGATCCCAAGTCTTTCGCGGCGATGCGTTATACCGAAGCCAAACTCTCTGCGTACAGCGAGCTCTTGCTTAATGAGCTCGGTCAAGGCACGACAGAGTGGCAAGATAATTTTGATGGTTCTCTGCAAGAACCCGTGACGCTCCCTGCGCGCCTGCCTAACATTCTACTCAATGGCACGATGGGGATTGCCGTGGGTATGGCGACGGATATTCCACCGCACAATCTGCGTGAAGTGGTCAAAGGCACCATCGCCTTGCTGAAAAATCCGAATCTGTCGGATGAGAAGCTGGCCAGCTATATCCCAGCCCCCGATCTACCCACCCGTGCAGAGATCATCAGCAGTCCTGAAGATCTGCTCAAGATTCAAATGACTGGACGCGGCAGCTATCGCGCCCGTGCGGTCTATCATGTCGAAAAAGGCGAGATCGTGATTACCGATCTGCCGTACCAAGTCTCTGGTGCCAAAGTTATTACCCAAATCGCCGAGCAGATGCAGGCTAAGAAGCTGCCACTGGTCACGGATCTACGAGATGAGTCGGACCATGAGAACCCGACGCGTATTGTGATCGTGATGCGCTCGAATCGGGTTGATGCCGATGCCTTGATGAGCCATTTGTTTGCTACGACCAAGCTGGAAAGCAGCTATAGCGTCAATCTGAATATGATTGGGTTGGATGGTCGTCCGCAAGTCAAGTCGATTCGTACCATTTTGCTTGAGTGGCTGACTTATCGCCAAGACACGGTGCGCCGTCGTCTGAGCTATGCTTTAGAGAAAATTGAGAAGCGCCTGCATATTTTGGCGGGTTTGTTGATTGCGTACTTAGATATCGATACCGTGATTCGTATCATCCGCGAGGAAGATCACCCACGCGCGGAGTTGATGGCGCATTTTGCTCTGACCGAAATTCAGGCCGATGCGATCCTAGACCTGAAATTGCGCCACTTGGCAAAACTTGAAGAAATGGAGATTCGCCGTGAGCAGGAAGAGCTGGAGCTGCAAGCGGCCAAGATTCGTGAGCAATTGAATAATCCAGAGTCGCTTAAAGCGTTGATTATTGAAGAGCTACAGGAAGATGCCAAAAAGCATGGCGATGATCGTCGTTCACCGATTGTACAACGTGCTGAAGCGACAGAGCTTAAAGAGTCTGATCTGACCCCTGCGGAGGCGATTACGGTCGTGCTATCGCATTCGGGTTGGATTCGTGCGGCGAAAGGTACCGACATTGATGTGCAAACTTTAAGTTATAAGGCTGGCGATGCTTACCTGAGCCACTGCACAGGCAAGAGTAATCAGCGGGTCTATCTGCTGGATAATACTGGACGGAGTTATGCGCTTGCCGCCGCTAATTTGCCTTCTGCACGTGGGCAAGGCGAACCGGTTACCACCAAACTGGCGCCGCCTGCCGGCACACGTTTTGTGGAAGTGCTGATGGGGGACGATGCTCAGCCGATCCTGCTAGCAGGGAATAACGGCTATGGATTTGTTAGTACCTTGTCTGCGCTAGACAGTACGGTGAAAGCCGGGAAAACACTGGTGAGCTTGGTTGAGGGCAGTGAGCTGATGCCGGTGTTGTACTTGCCGAAAGATGCGGATCGGATTGCCGTGTTGTCATCCAGCGGACGTCTGCTGATCTATCCACTGGCTGATTTACCGGTGATGAATCGTGGTAAGGGCAATAAACTGATTGCGCTAGAAAGTCATGAGGTGGTGCGTGCCATGGTCGGTTTGGTTGCAGGATGTTCACTGGTACTGATGTCGGGTTCGCGTCCGCTCACATTAAAAGAGGCGGACATTAGCCATTATTCTGGTAAGCGCGGTCAGCGCGGCCATTTACTGCCGCGTGGTTATCAGAAGGCGGAAAGTATGCAGATTGGTTGA
- a CDS encoding ankyrin repeat domain-containing protein: protein MMTESQVALTAAIQALDVEQVKALLAGGVDPNFIDEEYGPPATQICDRLFDWWETVMDGYESGEPLDEAEKAKLLAPYQAILNALIDAKANLHLWDAEEFFGPLWDAASAACVPIVQTLLDHKVDPNKRDDEGMTILSSICDLFFDVDFDLIDWEQALPEEKETLELLRKHGAQTTAEFLAH from the coding sequence ATTATGACTGAATCCCAAGTTGCATTAACGGCAGCCATCCAAGCACTTGATGTTGAGCAAGTCAAAGCGCTCTTGGCGGGTGGAGTAGACCCCAATTTTATCGATGAAGAATACGGCCCTCCGGCAACTCAGATTTGTGATCGCTTGTTTGACTGGTGGGAAACGGTCATGGATGGCTACGAATCTGGTGAACCCTTAGATGAAGCAGAGAAAGCAAAGCTGCTTGCGCCGTATCAAGCGATTTTAAACGCATTAATCGATGCCAAAGCCAATCTCCACCTCTGGGATGCGGAAGAGTTCTTTGGCCCGCTGTGGGATGCGGCAAGCGCGGCTTGTGTGCCAATCGTACAAACCTTATTAGATCATAAAGTAGACCCGAATAAGCGTGATGACGAAGGCATGACAATTCTGTCCTCAATCTGTGACCTGTTCTTTGATGTTGATTTTGACCTGATTGACTGGGAGCAGGCACTGCCTGAAGAAAAAGAGACGCTGGAACTGCTGCGCAAGCATGGCGCGCAAACCACCGCAGAGTTTCTTGCTCACTAA
- a CDS encoding CC0125/CC1285 family lipoprotein: protein MSKFLSLSTLQLKRAAVLSFMLIGSAALLSSCATTPSSFAELGKYDQFKLNTNIFRVTYQARNESTAARAEEIALLKAAQVTVQNGYRYFEITDKLLPSDQPNVIVAANPMFNYYGSFGYYGGYGRYPFRHSIGYIGYDYPLYPQAYYGVPQKVIVSYTIHCSNTAKPDENGQYDATIILTSLGPRYGLNPDGSPILPPPPSASLKTAS from the coding sequence ATGTCTAAATTTCTATCGCTATCGACCCTACAGTTGAAACGTGCTGCTGTGCTTTCATTCATGCTCATCGGCTCAGCAGCCCTACTTTCATCATGCGCCACGACGCCAAGCAGCTTTGCTGAACTAGGCAAATACGACCAATTTAAGCTCAACACCAATATCTTCCGTGTAACCTATCAAGCGCGCAATGAAAGTACGGCCGCACGGGCAGAAGAAATTGCGCTGCTAAAAGCCGCACAAGTGACGGTGCAGAATGGCTACCGCTATTTCGAGATTACCGATAAGCTGCTCCCGAGTGACCAACCCAATGTGATTGTCGCAGCAAATCCAATGTTTAATTACTATGGATCGTTTGGCTACTATGGTGGCTATGGACGTTACCCATTCCGCCATAGTATTGGGTATATCGGCTACGACTACCCACTCTACCCGCAAGCCTATTACGGCGTGCCACAGAAGGTTATCGTCAGCTATACCATTCACTGCAGCAACACGGCTAAACCCGATGAGAACGGCCAGTATGATGCCACAATCATCCTGACCTCATTGGGCCCCCGCTATGGGTTAAATCCTGATGGTAGTCCCATACTGCCGCCACCTCCATCTGCCTCTCTAAAAACAGCCTCATAA
- a CDS encoding long-chain-fatty-acid--CoA ligase: MNKPWFDAYPAGTPHEIVLPASNTSLVDVFERTFQQFGDRDAFVCMDKRLTYKELDQKSRQFAAYLQSLGLKKGAKVAVMLPNVLQYPIALIGILRAGYVLVNVNPLYTARELEHQLKDSGAEVIVVLENFAHVLQEVIANTPVKHTIVTSAGELLGLVKGFVVDLVVRRVRKQVPSWVLPGSVNFNHALNKVSARKYQRPVVGLSDTAILQYTGGTTGVSKGAELTHSNLVSNLLQTNAFFSSVLGESAKGAEESILCALPLYHIFALMVCALYGLQRGQLIILIPNPRDIPGLIKEIDKYKPSFFPAVNTLFNALAHNEDFQKLDFSKLKLSMGGGMAVLPATAALWQKITKTPILEGYGLSETSPIATANPVNITAYSGTIGIPLPSTEVAILDDDGKEVALGERGEISIRGPQVMKGYWQRPDETAKVMTADGYFRTGDIGIMDERGYTKIVDRKKDMILVSGFNVYPAEIEEVITNHPKVLEAAAIGVPDDKSGEVPKLFVVKKDPSLTEAELKIYINENLTGYKRPKYIEFLAELPKSNVGKILRKELRK, from the coding sequence ATGAATAAGCCTTGGTTTGATGCGTATCCAGCAGGGACGCCACATGAGATCGTATTACCAGCCAGCAATACCTCTTTAGTTGATGTATTTGAACGTACTTTCCAGCAGTTTGGCGATCGCGATGCGTTCGTCTGTATGGATAAACGACTGACTTATAAAGAACTGGATCAAAAAAGCCGTCAATTCGCAGCCTATTTACAATCATTAGGTCTTAAAAAAGGCGCTAAAGTTGCGGTCATGCTGCCGAACGTCCTGCAATACCCGATCGCACTGATCGGTATCTTGCGTGCAGGCTATGTGCTTGTTAACGTTAATCCGCTCTACACGGCACGTGAACTTGAACACCAATTAAAAGATTCAGGCGCGGAAGTGATCGTTGTGCTTGAGAATTTTGCACATGTCCTGCAAGAAGTGATTGCCAATACCCCAGTCAAACATACGATCGTCACCAGTGCTGGTGAGCTGTTGGGCTTGGTTAAAGGCTTTGTGGTGGATTTGGTCGTACGCCGCGTACGCAAGCAAGTGCCAAGCTGGGTTCTGCCAGGCAGTGTCAATTTTAATCATGCATTAAATAAAGTCAGCGCCCGCAAATACCAGCGCCCTGTTGTCGGTTTGTCCGATACGGCAATTTTGCAGTACACCGGCGGTACAACGGGTGTGTCTAAAGGTGCGGAACTGACGCATTCGAATCTGGTTTCTAATCTGCTGCAAACCAATGCTTTCTTCAGTAGTGTATTGGGCGAGAGTGCAAAGGGCGCGGAAGAAAGTATTTTGTGTGCTCTGCCGCTGTATCATATTTTCGCCTTGATGGTCTGTGCTCTGTATGGTTTACAGCGCGGTCAATTGATCATTCTGATCCCAAATCCACGCGATATTCCTGGACTGATCAAGGAAATTGATAAATACAAACCAAGCTTCTTCCCAGCTGTAAATACCTTGTTTAATGCTCTGGCACACAACGAAGACTTCCAAAAACTGGATTTCTCCAAGCTTAAGCTCAGCATGGGCGGCGGCATGGCCGTATTGCCAGCTACTGCAGCACTGTGGCAGAAGATCACCAAAACCCCGATTCTTGAGGGCTATGGTTTGTCAGAGACTTCACCGATTGCCACCGCAAATCCGGTGAATATCACGGCATACTCAGGCACCATTGGTATTCCACTACCGTCTACTGAAGTGGCGATTTTGGATGATGATGGCAAAGAAGTGGCTTTGGGTGAGCGCGGTGAGATTTCAATCCGTGGTCCACAGGTCATGAAAGGCTATTGGCAGCGTCCTGACGAAACCGCAAAAGTCATGACTGCTGATGGCTACTTCCGTACGGGTGATATCGGGATTATGGATGAGCGCGGCTATACCAAAATCGTTGATCGTAAAAAAGACATGATTCTGGTATCCGGCTTTAACGTATACCCAGCAGAAATCGAAGAAGTCATCACCAACCATCCGAAAGTGCTGGAAGCAGCTGCGATAGGCGTGCCTGATGACAAGAGCGGTGAAGTACCGAAGTTGTTTGTCGTCAAGAAAGACCCAAGCTTGACCGAAGCGGAACTCAAGATTTATATCAATGAAAATCTGACCGGTTATAAGCGTCCGAAGTACATTGAATTCTTGGCGGAACTGCCGAAGAGTAATGTGGGTAAAATCCTGCGTAAAGAACTGCGTAAGTAA
- the pgaD gene encoding poly-beta-1,6-N-acetyl-D-glucosamine biosynthesis protein PgaD → MSNSLIINIRQQLHWYQRFFSDSSTALMWGMWLYLWRPLVVITGAHAFSKQPFLVHFVTKISPMTMGYIIVSVMCGALALLLWTLLPARRITPSPQKDLADYAAHFQLPEQEITAGRAANICTVHHDAYGRVIGIQPQQA, encoded by the coding sequence ATGAGTAACTCGTTAATCATTAACATCCGACAGCAACTGCACTGGTACCAGCGCTTTTTCTCGGATAGCTCTACCGCACTGATGTGGGGAATGTGGTTGTATCTATGGCGCCCTCTGGTCGTCATCACTGGCGCACATGCGTTCAGCAAACAACCCTTTCTGGTTCACTTCGTGACTAAAATTTCACCCATGACCATGGGTTATATCATTGTGTCCGTCATGTGTGGCGCATTGGCACTCTTGCTGTGGACACTTTTGCCAGCACGTCGCATCACGCCATCACCACAAAAAGATCTTGCTGATTATGCTGCGCATTTCCAGTTGCCAGAACAAGAGATCACAGCGGGTCGTGCGGCCAATATTTGTACGGTTCACCATGACGCGTATGGACGTGTGATCGGTATCCAACCGCAACAAGCTTAA
- a CDS encoding metal-dependent hydrolase, with protein sequence MNAQVKTSGHSSSAYKASFPVRRMDFEFTDVPEFWAADDAGVTFFLTAMSALFPAGEQFFVDAVRSVRYEGVLKDDLAMQKEISAFIGQEAMHSKEHHQFNAAGKAYGHDVDTLERWTDSVLGLADRFHLSNKLQLGITCALEHFTATIASELMRREDLHELMHSPVMYKMWLWHAVEETEHKSVAYNVYEKLYGKGVRAYATRASTMALAMVLLFLVHTTFMARLMAQRGKMRPSDWVPAMKMMYGGRKGLMSRIVPDLFDYFRPNFHPEQHDTTALLAKYKKLLNFEVH encoded by the coding sequence ATGAACGCACAAGTCAAAACCAGTGGTCATTCATCATCGGCATATAAGGCCAGCTTTCCGGTCAGACGTATGGATTTTGAGTTCACAGACGTGCCCGAGTTTTGGGCTGCGGATGATGCGGGCGTGACGTTTTTCTTAACGGCGATGTCAGCCTTATTCCCTGCTGGCGAGCAGTTCTTTGTTGATGCAGTACGTTCGGTACGCTATGAAGGCGTATTGAAAGATGATTTGGCGATGCAAAAAGAGATCAGTGCTTTTATCGGACAAGAAGCGATGCATTCCAAAGAGCATCACCAGTTCAATGCCGCAGGTAAAGCCTATGGTCATGATGTCGATACCTTAGAGCGCTGGACCGATTCGGTGCTAGGGCTGGCAGATCGTTTTCATCTGAGTAACAAGTTGCAGTTGGGGATCACCTGTGCGCTTGAGCACTTCACTGCCACCATCGCCTCTGAGCTGATGCGCCGGGAAGACCTCCATGAGCTTATGCATAGTCCTGTGATGTATAAGATGTGGCTGTGGCATGCGGTAGAAGAAACCGAGCATAAATCGGTGGCTTATAACGTCTATGAAAAACTATATGGCAAAGGCGTACGCGCCTATGCAACGCGCGCGTCTACGATGGCGCTGGCGATGGTCTTGCTGTTCTTGGTCCATACCACCTTTATGGCGCGTTTGATGGCACAGCGCGGCAAGATGCGCCCCAGCGATTGGGTGCCTGCGATGAAAATGATGTACGGTGGTCGTAAAGGACTCATGTCGCGAATCGTACCGGATCTCTTTGATTATTTTCGGCCCAATTTTCATCCAGAACAGCATGATACGACAGCGTTATTGGCGAAATATAAGAAATTGCTGAATTTTGAAGTTCATTAA
- the pgaC gene encoding poly-beta-1,6-N-acetyl-D-glucosamine synthase, with amino-acid sequence MVINDFIALWHGILGFVFYYPLLMSYLWMIGAILFYWRNERTQPLFNHPPVLEDTPSVSVLVPCFNEGVNAEETIGHALALDYPDFEVIAINDGSTDETAEVLNRLAQKYPKLKVVHLAENQGKAMALQAGSLLAKSEFLIGIDGDALLDPHAAHWMVRHFVAHPHVAAVTGNPRIRNRSTLLGRVQVGEFSSIVGMIKRAQRSFGRLFTVSGVITAFRKSAVHEVGYWSADMLTEDIDITWKLQRAGWDVRFEPNALVWILMPETLKGLWQQRLRWAMGGAQVLLKNIDVFLRPSQNFLWPLMFELCLTLIWSYLMLILVVIWIVGLVVPAGTWPVVGSPLIPQGSGVFLGATCLLQFAISKWLDSRYEKGLGRNYYWMIWYPLVFWVINIATTITAFPKVLFRRDGKRARWVSPDRGIHSLEKKDHE; translated from the coding sequence ATGGTGATCAACGACTTCATCGCACTATGGCATGGCATATTAGGCTTTGTCTTCTATTATCCACTGCTCATGTCTTATCTGTGGATGATTGGTGCAATTTTGTTTTACTGGCGGAATGAGCGGACACAACCGCTATTTAATCATCCGCCCGTTTTAGAGGATACGCCCTCGGTCAGCGTACTGGTGCCTTGTTTTAATGAAGGCGTCAATGCGGAAGAGACCATTGGTCATGCACTCGCACTCGACTATCCCGACTTTGAAGTCATTGCGATCAACGATGGTAGCACTGACGAAACCGCTGAAGTCTTAAATCGTCTGGCGCAAAAGTATCCCAAACTAAAAGTCGTGCATTTGGCAGAGAATCAGGGCAAGGCCATGGCCTTGCAAGCTGGTAGCTTGCTCGCTAAATCAGAATTTTTGATCGGAATTGATGGAGATGCATTACTCGACCCGCATGCCGCACACTGGATGGTTCGCCACTTTGTCGCGCACCCTCATGTGGCTGCCGTCACGGGTAATCCACGGATTCGCAACCGCTCAACCCTGCTTGGTCGGGTACAGGTCGGAGAATTCTCGTCGATCGTCGGAATGATCAAGCGTGCACAGCGTAGTTTTGGTAGGCTATTTACAGTTTCTGGTGTAATTACCGCATTTCGTAAATCTGCGGTACATGAAGTCGGTTATTGGTCAGCAGATATGCTGACCGAAGATATCGACATTACTTGGAAGTTACAACGTGCTGGATGGGATGTCCGTTTCGAGCCGAATGCGCTCGTCTGGATATTGATGCCCGAAACGTTGAAAGGTCTATGGCAACAGCGTCTGCGCTGGGCCATGGGCGGCGCCCAAGTATTGCTTAAAAATATCGATGTGTTTTTAAGGCCCAGTCAGAATTTTTTATGGCCATTGATGTTTGAGCTTTGCCTCACACTGATCTGGTCCTATTTGATGTTGATTCTGGTAGTCATTTGGATCGTGGGTTTGGTCGTGCCGGCAGGCACTTGGCCCGTGGTTGGATCGCCACTCATCCCGCAAGGGAGCGGTGTGTTTTTAGGTGCGACGTGTTTGTTGCAGTTTGCCATCAGCAAGTGGCTCGACAGTCGCTATGAGAAAGGCTTAGGCCGAAATTATTATTGGATGATTTGGTACCCTCTAGTGTTTTGGGTGATCAACATCGCCACCACGATTACGGCGTTTCCCAAAGTGCTTTTCCGGCGCGATGGTAAACGCGCGCGCTGGGTTAGCCCTGATCGTGGCATACACTCTTTGGAGAAGAAAGACCATGAGTAA